From the Hevea brasiliensis isolate MT/VB/25A 57/8 chromosome 13, ASM3005281v1, whole genome shotgun sequence genome, the window aaggggaaatgctgtcaatttttttctaaaatattatcatactaatacaactgtcttaatttttatttattttataccaGAAATACTTTGATTGGCAAGAGGTGACTCCACTAGTAAAGGAAGCTTGGGCGTAAAGGCTGCAGAGCGCTATAAGGCCCTAATGTGCAATGTCAGGAAAGGAAAATCCAAGGTCATCGTGCCTAATAGTACAATGCAAAAATGGAAGGAGGCATGGAGTAGCCCAGAGTTTAAAGCCAAGAGCCATCAATTCACTGCTAACCGTTGTAGTGAGATAGGGGGAGTTGGGGCAGGCATCTCTAGACACACAGGGGGTTCAGTTTCACATGCTACTCACGCAGATAGAATGGTAATGATTTCATATTTACTATAGGATGGTAATGATTTCATATTTACTAGTTTTGTTATTGTCTGTCTACATATTAGTAGCAAATAATCGAACATTATTATAAACATCACTAAAATCATTATATCTTTCAGAAGCCCACTTGGTCAAGACCTTTTCCTTATGAACTTTTCCATAAGACCCACACTAGGAAAGGCACCTCCGATATGGTTGATTCACGAGCGCAATCAATTAAGGTAAGTGAACAAGTATTTTATGTCTTTCAATTATATGAAAAAAATGAATAAGTGAGTTTGTTTATTCAATtgccaagaaaaataaatttaaaatatgtgtATTGACTTATGCAGGATGCATTTTTGGCGCTTAAGGAGCAGTCGTCTCAACCACAAGAGGGGTGCAGTGACCCTCCTATTGTAGATGAGGTCGCACTATATTATCAAGTTGTGGGGGGGGAGAAGAAGAACAGGGTTTATGGCATTGGATCTCAAGCATCAATTTTTTACCCTAGCTCATCACATGGATCATCTTCTACTGCATCCTATTGTGCTCAGTCAGAGGCAATGGAGGAAGAGATTCAACAATTGCATCAGACTATTGCAACGCTCAAGGATAGTTTGGttgcaatggaggagagagatCGACAACGCGAGTTGATGCTAGAGGAGAGATATAGACAACGTGAGCAGACACTGGAGGAGCGCATGCAACAAATGATGCAAAACATGATGGCACAAATGATGCAGGGTACGCAGTTTACAGCCCCAACTCCACATACGACTCATCAAGATGATGGTAGAGAGGCTGATAGTGTTGATGAGTGATTATCTTGTTGATGACAAGTAGCTTgtttttttgttattatgatattttatttttccatacagTACCCTTCACtgtcatatttatatataatattgactgatatttgatatttgatagcctgatattataaatattatgatattgagcatttaaaattaatattatattatatgcttcaatacaggaaataatatattaaataaaaaaataaaaattttctactaGTAATTTGAAACGGATTAAAAACGAATTTTTCCGTTTCTAATCCAATAACACAAGGATCGGTTTcagaatttagaaaccgatttgaaacgGAATTTCTGTTTCAAAAAAATTGAAACCGAAATATCAGTTTTTAAATTAAAACGGAATTTGAAACCAAATATATGTGGTTTCTAAATTTGAAACGGAATAGTGGTTTGAAAATAGATTCAGAATTTGAAACGGACGCCATTTTCCGtttcaaatttatttagaaacttgcggatttaaaactgaatatttcggtttcaaattggtttctaaatgtatttagaaaccgattttcactgatttgaaaccgaatattcggtttcaaatctcCTTTTTTCTTGTAGTATATACtgcttattatatttattaatctcTATTTTTAAACTCAAAAAACCATAGGAAAGAAACAAATTTCAATTAGACCTAAAAaatgtataatttttttatatataatttaaagcaCATTCCACATAGGAGTTTTACCAAAAATTGTAGCGAATTCTTGTCAAAGTGACTGCTAGTGaacaaaaaataaaagataagtgattttattaaaataaatttaagtataatgactaaaataaaataatcaacAGAATTGAGTAATTGCAGctaaaatttatctatttttcATCTTTTAATAGAAATTAGTATAAACTATAATGTAAAAAAGTTAATCAATTtccataaatttttaattaatcaaaacaataatttagaaaaattatttttcaatagagaaaagataaaaattatattcaggaaattagataaaaatatttaaataatttttaaaaaagataAATCCTTATTTAGTATTCACACAGCAAACTTTTTATCAAGGAATATGTTTTTGAAatattatattttcaaaatatagGAACTAATTATTAGTTTTCACTAAAATTGAGGAACTAAATGgtagtatttttcaaaatagatacattaattaagtttttttattaaaatagagagattaaatagtaatttaataggtattgactaataaaaaatttaacggAGAGATTAAATAGTTTAACGAAAATAAATATatagaattaaaataaataattattttttatcctttatttgaaaaaattatataataaaattgatgTATGCATAACGATTTCATCGTAACTGTTAATTATGATGGGTTTTACGTgattttcaatataattaattattatgattaaattattatatatacaatGATTGCActgaataaaaatttatttatttatttgagcttATAAATATATGCAAAGGAGTCGACAGTCTCTTCGTACTCCACCATTTTTCTGCAGGTTGCGGAAGGAACGCAACTTTAAAACTATGGCTTCTAGCTGCAACTTCTAGAAGGAACTTAACAAGGTACCGATACTCATTCTgccatttattattaatttttctttttaaaaaaaataaataaatatgtatattttcctatatatattaattatttaatatgagCTCATATAGATATATGATGATACATGCAATTAATTAAGTAGGTATTGTTTGACGGAAATTCATGTTATAGGAAGGTGATATTGAATAGACCAAGCAAGTTAAATAGCCTAGATTATGAAgtggtgtgtatatatatatatatatcaattccctttattatttttattttcctcttTAGTGTCCTGTGTTAATTCtgcatattttaattttcaagtaaaaaaaatcagttaatattttttttttattttaatttgcagGTTTCTCAATTGCTTAAGAATTTCAGAGACTTGAAACGGATTCTACTATCAAATTTGTCattttgaaggtatatatatatatatatatatatatatatatatatatatatatatatatatatatatatatatatatatatatccaccaTTGCATATGtaaattttgaatattttatttgtgTTAGctggtatttttattttttcgaaattaaatttaataattaattaattaataagtattattaaatatataaaacatAAACAATCAACAATTGCTATTAAAAAATGATTGAGCAGAGAgaagaatataatttttttaagtgaactattaaaaatttaaaattataattgttataaaaattttaactcacTTTTTAATAGCTATTTATAAGttgttaatatttaattagtcatCATTAAATAaggtttaagaaaaataatttgaaaatcattcATAGTCAATTATGATttgtgaattcattaattttgttttcaatttctttttaGCAGGCAAATGGGAAAGCATTTTGTGCAGGTGAAGATGTTGTTTCAGCTGTTGTTTCCATGAGAAATTCTTCAATGATTTGCTTCCAAATGAATTTCTTTCCATTATTAATTTTGGCCTaaacatgaaaagaaaatgaaaattccCTATAATTATccctttttttattcatttaactcTAATTCTAACTTAAACATGAAACTTTACAGTATTAAAAATATTCTAATACCATTGATATATCTTCCTTATCATTgatcaatatttttttttgaaattatcattaattaaaagcgtttgtttattttttttag encodes:
- the LOC131171916 gene encoding uncharacterized protein LOC131171916 gives rise to the protein MVDSRAQSIKDAFLALKEQSSQPQEGCSDPPIVDEVALYYQVVGGEKKNRVYGIGSQASIFYPSSSHGSSSTASYCAQSEAMEEEIQQLHQTIATLKDSLVAMEERDRQRELMLEERYRQREQTLEERMQQMMQNMMAQMMQGTQFTAPTPHTTHQDDGREADSVDE